The Delphinus delphis chromosome 11, mDelDel1.2, whole genome shotgun sequence DNA segment CTTTACACTTGTGACATGCATACCTCTCTATAAGTATACTTCAATAAGCAGTTCTAAATGCATCAGTGAGTGAGAGGAAAAATCATGTAAGCTGTTTCCACTTCTGAACCGTGAATTTTCTAAAAGGTCCGAGTTTTTCTTGAATAACAATAACACAAGTGGCAAAGGCACTGGatgacagtgggggaggggcaggcctgGGAGGCGAGGGAGGGGATTAAGCCAGTGGACCCTGTgtgttccctccctctcctctgtcGCCAGGTCTTCTCATTCGAAACTGCTCCCTCACCGCCAACTCGGAGTGTGCCTGCCCTGAGGGCTGGCAGTGCAGGGACAAGGAGTGTACAGAGTGTGTTGgtccagcccaggccccaggcccacaCCCACAACCCTCCCACTCACCTTATGCTAAAGGTAAGTTCTAGGCAACCCTCTGTCTGGTCACTGGGGGTAAGGGTCACACCCCAACCAGCACCGCCTCTCCCATGCCCAGCCCCACATACGTTGCCTCGTCCGCCTGTCTCGGCCTTCGCACCCCCAGGCTCGCTTAGGCCTTCAGCCTAGCCTTGTGCCCTCTGGGGCCCCCTGCGGCTGCCCatcttgtctctgtttttccagcGGTACCAGAGGCCAGGACAGGCCAGCATATGCGGACTCTGGCTGATTCCAGGTGGCTGCCTGCCCCAACTCTCTCTACCCACTGGTCACGTGAgttttctccccactccccaccccaagaGAGAGAATGCACACAGGAGGGTCCAGGAGGGAAGCCAGCCAGAAAGCTCCTAGGAACAGGGGTaagaagagggagaagcagaGTCCAGGGATTAGGAAAGGACGTGGTCCaatggtgggggcaggggaggaaggtggggaaaggggagaggcaggggtgaCAGAGGGCTGGGCTGAGGGGAGTCAAGGGCTAggccctcccccaaacccccttGTGACCCCTGCCCATCCCATCACAGCCCAAAGGTCCCTGTGCAGCACGGATTGCATCCGCATCTTTGTGCTCCTCTCTGGAATGTTTCTTGCTTTCACCATAGTCGGAGCCCTGTTCCTCCAtcaacaaagaaaatatagattaaGTAAGAGACAAAATTCAGGTttctgcaccccaccccaccatctCGGCTTTGCCTCCCTATCTGGAACCTCACTGAATCTCTCCAGCTCCATCTTTAGCACCCTGTggcctctcttcccctcctgtaAGCTGGGGCCCTCCTGACAGCCCGCCTTTGCTCACCTCTTCTCCCTTCACCCATCCTCCACCGCCGATCAACACTCATCTGATTTTCCCTCTT contains these protein-coding regions:
- the CD27 gene encoding CD27 antigen isoform X2, with the translated sequence MARPPPCWLWVLGPLAVLSATPASKRCPEKHYLAQGERCCQMCEPGTFLVKECDQHEKATQCDPCTPGVSFSPDHHTRPHCESCRHCNSGLLIRNCSLTANSECACPEGWQCRDKECTECVGPAQAPGPHPQPSHSPYAKAVPEARTGQHMRTLADSRWLPAPTLSTHWSREFSPHSPPQERECTQEGPGGKPARKLLGTGPKGPCAARIASASLCSSLECFLLSP